A window from Theobroma cacao cultivar B97-61/B2 chromosome 3, Criollo_cocoa_genome_V2, whole genome shotgun sequence encodes these proteins:
- the LOC18606575 gene encoding uncharacterized protein LOC18606575, with translation MKDSKKDSEKVVWDQIQMRSASGNPLVPGPSARPIPKLMVWLILFVSVTYVMYTLKLLATSAQQTCDDSPFTATLHRSSHFPNKTSLTSPHLILNQTAVTTTRHPHRDVREKPVVVQMQRTPPKPNLTEIHDVVFGIAASSKLWQQRKEYIKIWYKPNQMRGVVWLDDRVKYSPEDKGTLPPVRVSSDTSNFAYTNRQGHRSAIRISRIVTETLRLKMDNVRWFVMGDDDTVFITDNLVRILRKYDHTQYYYIGSLSESHIQNIFFSYGMAYGGGGFAISYPLAKALAKMQDRCIQRYPGLYGSDDRMQACMAELGVPLTKELGFHQYDVYGNLFGLLAAHPVTPLASLHHLDVVEPIFPNVTRVQALQRLMLPSKLDSAGIMQQSICYDKTKSWTISVSWGFAVQIFRGIFSPREMEMPSRTFLNWYRRADYTAYAFNTRPVSRNPCQKPFVFYMSRVRMDSELNQTVSEYERHRVPHPPCRWKMADPAELDMVIVNKKPDPHLWDRSPRRNCCRVMESKEQGTMVVNVGVCKDGEVSEI, from the exons atgaaagaCAGCAAGAAAGATTCAGAGAAAGTGGTGTGGGATCAGATTCAGATGAGAAGCGCATCAGGCAACCCGCTTGTTCCTGGACCCTCAGCTCGACCCATTCCCAAGCTCATGGTCTGGTTAATTCTCTTCGTTTCGGTTACCTACGTTATGTACACTCTCAAGCTCTTAGCAACTTCAGCTCAACAAACGTGTGACGACTCCCCATTTACTGCAACTCTCCATCGCTCTTCACACTTTCCCAACAAAACAAGCTTGACATCTCCTCACTTGATTCTCAATCAAACGGCTGTGACAACGACACGCCATCCCCATCGAGATGTCCGAGAAAAACCAGTGGTAGTACAAATGCAAAGGACTCCACCCAAACCAAACCTGACTGAAATTCACGATGTGGTTTTTGGAATCGCAGCTTCTTCCAAGCTATGGCAGCAGAGGAAAGAGTACATCAAGATTTGGTACAAGCCAAACCAAATGCGAGGCGTAGTTTGGCTCGACGATCGCGTGAAATACTCCCCCGAAGACAAGGGAACCCTTCCACCAGTTCGAGTCTCCAGCGACACTTCCAACTTCGCTTACACGAACCGGCAAGGTCACCGGTCCGCGATTCGGATCTCGCGGATCGTGACGGAGACGTTGAGGCTCAAGATGGATAACGTCAGGTGGTTCGTGATGGGTGACGACGACACCGTTTTTATTACGGATAATCTGGTTAGGATCTTAAGGAAATATGATCATACCCAGTATTATTACATAGGGAGCTTGTCGGAATCTCATATTCAGAACATTTTTTTCTCCTACGGCATGGCTTACGGCGGCGGCGGCTTCGCCATTAGCTACCCATTGGCTAAGGCTTTGGCAAAGATGCAAGACCGGTGTATTCAGAGATACCCCGGATTGTACGGCTCCGATGATCGAATGCAGGCTTGTATGGCTGAACTCGGTGTCCCACTCACTAAGGAACTCGGTTTCCACCAG TATGACGTGTATGGGAACTTGTTTGGACTCCTTGCCGCACATCCTGTTACGCCATTGGCGTCACTGCATCACCTTGATGTCGTTGAGCCTATCTTCCCCAATGTGACCAGGGTTCAAGCCCTTCAGCGGCTTATGCTACCTTCGAAGCTGGATTCAGCAGGGATCATGCAGCAGTCCATCTGCTATGACAAAACTAAGAGTTGGACCATTTCAGTTTCATGGGGTTTTGCTGTTCAAATTTTTAGAGGaatcttttcacctagggaGATGGAAATGCCATCGAGAACATTCTTGAATTGGTACAGGAGAGCAGATTACACGGCATATGCCTTCAACACTCGTCCTGTTAGCCGAAATCCATGCCAAAAACCTTTTGTGTTTTACATGTCAAGGGTGAGAATGGATTCTGAACTAAATCAGACTGTGAGTGAGTATGAGCGGCACCGTGTTCCTCACCCTCCCTGTAGATGGAAGATGGCTGATCCTGCTGAGCTTGACATGGTGATTGTCAACAAGAAACCTGACCCACATCTATGGGATAGA TCACCGAGAAGAAACTGTTGCAGGGTCATGGAATCAAAGGAGCAAGGAACCATGGTGGTGAATGTGGGTGTATGTAAGGATGGTGAGGTCAGTGAAATATAG